ATGAGAGGACAGAGAATGACCCAGAATCGTGTTATAGAGAGTTCCAATTTTCACCACTTTCTACCTTGTTTTGTTgcctttttccattttttttgaaGCCATCCAACACATTGATTATCTAAGACCTAAACAAGATAACAATGTACAGTGATCACACGAGAAAAGCAACAAATGAGTTTTCTAGTAATAACATAAGAAATGATACGAGTCCTCCAAATCACGATAGCAAGATCACACACAAGATATACAGAGGCACATAGAGATTTAGTCAGCCTTAATTTCTTACCAGCAAAGCAATCATCTCTGGTGCTCACACCCTGCGaactcctcgtcctcctcgccaTCGGTGACCTTGATCTCTACATCAGCATACCCGTACTCAGCGTATTGCTTGAGGATGTTTTTGCGTTCTTCACGATCAGCAGTTTGTTTAGCGACAAGGCTTTCCTGCATCTTCATGAATTGCAGATTCGAACTAGGGCGGGCTTGGTAGGGCGGGAGAAGGGGGTTTTCTTCGAGGAATTCAATATAATCCATTCCCAACCGTAgcaccttcctcctcctcctcttcccggCCCCCGCCTTGGACTCGCTGCCCTCCACCTGCCCGATCGACAACCGATAGGTGCAGGGCACGGGGGTCGGTGgcaccttcttcttcatcttctgtTTCGATCCGGCGTGCATCTTCTCCTCGTCGAGCTTGAGATTCTCCATGTCACACAACTGGCCAAGCTCTAGATCTGATTTgagcggcggcagtggcggcggcaatAGCCTTGAAACGAGCCTTTTTTTTCCATTCCGTTTGGTTGTGTAGCAAAAAACATTGTAGCTAACTTCACCAATAATATTTGTGTCATGCTCGGCCCCCGCGTCGTTCCCGCTCGGGCGACTCGGGTGGCTTCCGAAGACTGAGCTGCCACCCCTCCCATTCTTTTTCAGTTCTCTCGTCGCCACCGGAGGGGCAGCCGGAAGCCCGTGCGGGCCTCTAGGACGGCGGCGTTGGGGCATCTTGCCCGGTCTCAGCCGCGGACTGCTGTTTTGGGGCGGAGGAACTTACAGGCTGGCTGTTGCAAACCCCGCCGGCCGTGGTGATGGCAGCTGCTCCTGGTGGCGGATCTGGCGACCTGGCGGCCCGATCCGGAGCTCCCGTGGCCAGATCTACGCGGCGGGGCTGTAGTGAGTCGGAGGAGGTCGCGGGCATGAGGCGCGGCCTGCTGCAGTTGCATCTGCGAGCGGAGGCGAGGAGACTGCAGGGTGGCCCTAAGGCGCACCTGCGCGGGGTGCTGGacgtggcggccatggcggtgtGGCCGCGCGGGGGCTCGTCCACGGCGACTCAAGCCGGTGCGAGGCCGCGGCGAGGAGTCCTCGCGGCTGCGTGTCGTCTTGGGTGCGCTGCGTGAGGTGGCATGCGAAGGCGGGGAGCGGCGCGGTCTACAGCGGcttccggcagcggcggcgtggccacgTCACGGCCCGAGGTGCTAGCCGGCGTGAAGCTGGTCCCCGATGCGGCGCTCGCGGGGTTATGGAGCGGAGACTGGCGGACCAACGATCGTGTGATGGCCATGCGCGGTGGTGGCTGGTGGGCGGCTCCGGGCCTTTAGCGCGTCTGCGTGGCACGCGGTGAAGCGTCGGTGATGGCCGTGGAGGGCCGCAGCATTGGAGTGGTGCGGCGCGAGGAGGTACGAGTTGGCCATGATGCGTGGGGCCCGGTTGCGCCACCGGCCCCGGGGGACTTCTTGCTTTGACGGGCTGTGGACGTACAGTTAGGACGGTAATCTCCGGGCGAAAAAACTCGCCGGCTTCCTGCTGGTGGTGATGATAACGGCGCCTGAGGGCATCGTTCTCCGTGTTGAGGGTATCATCTTGGAGCCCATCCCTTCTGCGCTGCTTTCTTTGGGTGAAAGCCTTGTCCAGTTGTTGGACGAGCGACGGCACCGCCTTTGGCGTCGTTACCTTCTTGAAGGCGTCGTTGCTGGAGATACTTCTTAGCCAGGCGATGGAAGGCCTTCCGATGGTTTGGCAGGGCAGCTTGGTGCAGGTGGCGAGCTCGAAGGGGGTTGCCTAGATTTTGGGGCGGTGACCATAATCATATTGGCGGTCGGGGCATGTCACATGGATGTTGGATCTGGTTGCTTGCAGCCGACCGCAGCGGTTGACATGGCTTGGCAGTTGTCAGTGCAGCGTGGGACTGCGTCGGAAGACGGCGCTTGCGGCACCATCATCGTGGGACGGCTTGGATTGCAGCGGACTGCGGCGGGTTGCTCAGCTTTGCTCGGCAACTCCGGTGTGGTACATCGTCTAAAGATGGCACAAGCGACAACTTGGCTTGCTAGTATGGTGGCGAAGGCTGTTGCGTGGGTGGCGCAACGTGATGCAGCCATTTGGCAGGCGCGGTTCGGCTATTTGATGGGGATCTGGAAACATAGGGCAACACCATTCGTCATCCTGATGGCGATTTAAGGAACGGATATGTGGCATGGAGTACCGTGGCGGACATGGCGAGGCCCCCGCTAGCGGGGGTGTTCTGCATGACGACGAGAGCAAGGAGGAGGTCTAGCGGCGGGTGTGGCGAGGCCCCTGCGCGTCGTGTCTTCACGGTGGGATGGCGAGACAGCCTGCGAGAGGTTCGGATTCGGTGGTTTTCACTAATTTAGATGGTGTTTAGTGGGGCAGCGGCACTACGGCGATAGGTCTGTCATAGCGGTggccttctcggcgtggtgtgGTCTGTTTTTCTCGACTTCTTATCGATGCGGGATCGTGTTTCGACAGCGACTTCCTAAGTAGGAGGAGTTTGACTGTCGTGGCAACTTGGCTTGCTCGGCCGCCGTGGCTCTGCAGTTTTGTCTGTTTACTCGATTGATGCCCCAATCCAACCTGGTGAGAGTTGAGGTGTGGAGTTTCTCGAGAGAGTTGAGTTGCAGAGTTCTATGTGTTGACGTCCCAATCCAACTGGGTGTATCTTTtgcatctctcttttttttcatttcttttctttttcttgcctaCGGTGTTTCAGGACTGCAGCCTTGTATTTTCTGCTAtattaggccatgtttagttcccaccccataaaccccttaaacgcaaaaaaaagtcacatcgaatgtttcgacatatgcatggagtactaaatgaagtctatttacaaaactttttgtatagatgggctgtaaatcgcgagacgaatctaatgagcctacttaattcatgatttgtagcagtaatgctacagtaaccatctgctaattattaattaattatgaattaattatcatcattagatttgtctcgcgatttacaacccatctgtgcaagaAGTTTTGTAAacagatttcatttagtacttcaaattcgcAAGATTctatcgcaaatttttttttgcaaaacatctaaacacggccttaatcGAAACTCGCACTATCTTGTGTGATTCGTTCAAAAAAACTTTGATCAATAATTATGGATATTAAATAAaagcagtttacaaaactaactccgcAACCcagcgctacttcgcgagacggatccaatgaggcctttgaccgcacagTTAGAGGttagttactgtagtatcactatagctaatcatcaattaattactattattagattcgtcgcaaaaagtTACGTCCATCtgtgaaaaagttttgtaaatagactccatttaatacttcatacatgcaaGATTTTTTTAGTTGCGCAGGTTTTGCATTCGTGCCGCCCCAAAGGGGCAAGCTTGTATGATTCATGGCATCATGCATGCCCACTGTAATACGGATCTATTATACCAAATATATTACATATGTATAGTATGTATAGTTGTATACTAGCAGCTGCAGGGCACCTCCGCAGGCCGTATGAATGCATAATGTTTACATGACGTGGAAGAATGGCGATAGCGGTAGAGCCATAGTAGGAAGGGGCACTACTGCTCCTACTTTCTTgtatcaaaacaaaaaaaaaactgaacaaaaggAATATCAGAACGTATTACAAACCCATCTATCCATTGTTTGACGGACCTGGACTGGAACCTAGTGGACAGGAGCATCAAGAAAGTACATTATCAACCCTGCTCTCAAATCTTCCATTTGGATCCCTAATATGGGATTGGATGGACCACTTAACCAGATTTAGGTATCCAAGCAGGCCCTTAGGTCCCGTTTAGTTTGTGAAATTTTTTGCATTCGAAAACTGTAGtattttcgttgttatttggcaattaatatccaatcatatactaattaggcttaaaagattcatctcgtcatttacagttaaactgtataattagttattttttcaactatatttaatgttttatgcatgtattcaaaaattcgatgtgatggatactgtaggaaaatttttggcaactaaACAGGGCTTTAGTTAAGAGTCGACGAAACGGTTTAGAATTAATGTTTAGTGACTAAAACTGAAAAAGATGAAGATCCCCAACTAACACgtaatatattattataaaataCGTAAAATATATAATATACATGTATTTTTATATTGTaatcaatatatttatatggttCTCTGTACATGTACGGACATTTGCTAGTTCTAAATTAAAAGGGGATTGAAAGGAGTTCCCTCAACAGGTTTGTTAAACAATATTTAAAGAATCTGATTTTATTTTTAGAATCGAGGGAGTGTATTTTTCTGTAAAAATATGTGACTATCAAGGAAAATGATTTTCCTTTGACCTTGCTAATAATCTGGACCGTCAGTTGAAAAGATCAAAAGGTCCTAGCGTAACGGAGTCTCAAGTCTAGTTTGGGTTTTTTAAAGTAGCTGTCAAATCAAATATTTGGATGTCAATTTGAATATTTGGACACTAATTTAATATGAAATTAATTGTATAAATTGCAATTAGAGCTCTAGACGAATCTATCAAGTATAATTAATGCATGATTAGCAGTGTAGCAGTTAGTGGTGGTCAAATTATGAACTATTTaagcttaatagattcatctcgtgattaaATCACGATTTgcgaaattagttttgtaataaatCTATTTTTAATACTTTTAATGGGTGCTTAAACTTCGATGTGTCGGGATTTATAACTGAAAAAAAGAAGCAAACAAGACCTTAGCTGGACCTCGACGGAGCCGTGGCTTGCGAGCGAAGAAACGGAATAAATGCATGCAGTGCGGAAGCTGAACATGTttccgtttagttaccaaaccAAAATTTCTGTCACATCAACAGTTTGACCAAATAttgggagggtttttcggacactaattaaaaaactaatttcagaattcacctccacgagacgaatcttttgagacctttgaccgcatcattagcacatgtgggtcaCTGTAGCAcctatggctaatcatgcactaattaggctcaaaagattcgtctcgtcgtgtacatccaaactgtgcaattttttttgttatttaattatatttaatactacaTGCATATGTCCAAAAGGGTAGCCACAAATTTCGAGTTGAaaatttttaggaactaaacgccccctcATCTCGCGCGTTGGGAACCGATGACGTGCTAGCTGCGAGGTCTCGTCAAGCGTCAGACTATCTCCAACAGGTTACCGAAAAGGGCACCCAAACCCAAAATGAGTCCTTCACAGTGGTTTGCCTATCCGAAATCACGCTCCAACGGATCACCCAAACCAAGGGCCCATTTTGGGTACCAGCCGAGACGAGACGCAGAAATGCGTCGTCTCTCTAAGCACAACGCAAATCTCCTCCGTCCTTGAGAGAAAGCAGAGCAAGTTCCGATCCCTCGAGGCGCCGGAGAGCTCCGCCcggtgccggcgagctccgcccggCCCTGGCGAGCTCCAGCcgccacgccatggccgccactCCGCCTCGTTCCGCCGCCGTGGGCTACGCCCGAGCTCCGGCCCGACGGGCCGCCGGGAGCCGCTGTCGAGCTAGCTCGCAGCGCCGCCGGGGGTCGTGGCCGTGCGCCAGCAGGGGGAGAGAGGGATGGCCGCGGAGGAGCTTGGCGGggcgcctccgctgccttcGAGGCCGCAGCGCGCGCCCGCGTTTTCCCGCGTCGGAGCTCGGAGGTCGCGCCCGCGGAGGATCACGGCGATGTCGAGCTTGCCAAGATCTAGGCGAGGTGGTGGTGCCCGGCCTGCTCGCACAGAGCTCGACGCTGGCGAGGAAGCAGGCCCTGTGCCAGCCACGGCGCCGCTCtgcgcaggggagggaggaggagtgcGCGGTGGGGGAGGTGGAGCGAGGAGGGCCGGTGGCGGTGGggcggagggaggagcggcggtgcgCGGGCGGCACAGGGAGCAGTGGCGGGGCGGCCTGCATTGGTAgctgcggcggggcggccggcacGGGGAGCGGTGGCGAGgcctcgccgcgcgcggggGAGCTGCGGGGTGGCCTGCACagggaggagcagcggcgcgcggccTGCACGAGGAGCAGCGGCCGGGCAGCCGGCGCAGGGAGCGCGAAGCACGTGCACGCGCTGCACGGGCGGCCGGGGACCAGCGGGTGCACGGCAAGGCGCAGAGGCCGCAGCGTCCAGCGGGCGTCGCGGGGAGctgcggccggcgaggtggatcCGCATCAGGGAGCCGCcggcggggcgacgcggggaGAAGCAGGCGGTGTTTGTGTCGGCTGTTGGAGAAGCAGCTGTTTGGGTCCGTGACCCTTTCCATTCGCACAACCCAAACATAGGAATACGTCTTGTATTTGGGTTCCGTTTATTGGAGATAGCCAGGTTGCCATTACTATCGCTGGCTGACTGCGCATTGACCGTGGCTCGGAGGCTCCTCCGCGAAGCAAATGGGCCGCAGTGCAGCAGGTACAAGCGAAGCGTGTTCCTTCTTGTGCACGCCTTGCACGCGACGCCTTCTTCCTCATCTCCCTCGTCTTAAGGCTACTTCCAACTATTCCCCATTCAACTCCCctcaaacgtactatttactatattttattaCTTCTCTCCAAACAATTCCTCTCCCTATAATtctttctctccaaccattcccccatgtctattccccctatatactatcactcattaactaactattttttatcgtttttgaatttaaaaaaatacatatagtatttgtactgtcataatacgtaTTATTATCAttttacggggctcaaacgggATTAATATCGCGACGAAATGGTGTGATTAGAATATAGGAGGAGTTGAAACTCACTCTATATGTGGGGGAAGTTGAAACTCCCCCGTATATATATAAAGGGAGCTATGGGGGAGCCGTTGGAGGACTCGCTcccccaaagctccccctaCGTAGGGGGGAGCGCGGGACCGTTAGGTCGCCTAAACGCTTCCCATTCGTCTCTCTGTCTCACGCACCCTCTTACCCTCCCCCAGCTGGCAAGCTCCGACGAAAGATTCAGGCGGCTGACCTCAACTTCCATGGCCGGCACGTAGATCCACCGACCAATGCCTCGTGCGCATTCATCCATGGGCTTCTGCTTCTAGCTTCTTCATCGACGGTTTGCTACTTCTGCTTGCTCGTTTAATATGCCACTCCATACGTGCGGAACTTTTAGTTACTTTGCGGTAACACTCAAACCTGTAGAGGCTTCGGTTCATGCATTGGATCAATGCAGTGCTAAGATGGCTCGGGCAAACCAGAGATCCTGCGCGCGTTGCCACAGGGACCTCCCGggctgctcctgcggcggcggcgggcacgcccggctccgccgcagccgcgacccggcgggcggcgccgaccGCATCAGCTCCCTGCACGACGACCTGCTGCTCCAGATCCTCAACCGCctcggctgcgccgccgccgccgccgcccggacgAGCCTCCTGTCGCGCCGGTGGCGCGGCCTCTGGACCCGCCTCCCCGAGCTCGTCCTCCGCGGGGTGACACTGACCCCCGGGTCGCTCCACGCCGCGCTCGCGCGGCTCGTCGCCGCGTTCGAGCTCGAGCCCCGAGCCCGGCCGCAGCTCCTCGACGTCCGGGCCCCCGGCTACCGCAGGTTCTCGCCCGCCCATATCGAGTCGCTGTTCGACGCCGCCGCGACGCTGCAGCCGGAGAACCTCGCCGTCAAATTTGTTGGGCCCGTCCCCGGCATGGTGATGATGCTGCCCCGCCTCGACGGCACCAGGTCCATCACGCTGGATGTGCAGGGCGTCTATCTGTTCACGCCCCAGTGTGGGGACATGCCCGACCTGGAGAGCCTGTCGGTTCGTCGCTTCAACACCCTCCTAGCTGGCCTGCTCGGCGGCTGCTCCTCCCTGCGCAGCCTTTCCATCTCCGATCTGCACCTTGACTCAATCACGATCAACCTGCCGTTGCTCGAGGAGCTTGTTCTGTCGGCCACGGTGCCGCTCCGGCGAGTCGTCATCATGGCCCCTAGGCTTAAGAAGCTGGCATTTGAGGCCAGGGCGGGTGTCCTGGACGATTTCGCCTTAAACTACATGGCCCCAGAGGTGGAGGATCTCTCATGGCAATGCTCTAGCCGCGCGTCACATGTTCACTTTGGTGATATTTGGTCCCTGATGCATATGGCCGTGACCATGAAGACATCGGAGCCTCAAGGGCAGCTGCAGCGCAGCCCTCCCTCCAACACCCTGCTGCTCAGCATATCTGAATTGCAGGTGGTGAGTCTCCTCCCCTGCTTAATTTCTCTGCTGTGATGACTAAATTGGCATCATGCTGGTACCTCACGCGCTGCCAAATTGCTGTACATTTTGTTCAGGAACAAGGTGCAGCCCCGAGCTTTGACTTTGAGCATTACATATCATCCGTCAGTCCCATTGCCAACATTTCTGCTTTAGAGCTGTGCATCACCTCCAGGGGACATGTCTGCGGACCACTGGTCCTGCACCTGCTGGAGGTTTATACTTTGATAAAGAGGCTTAAGGTGGACCTCTGTGTAAGCTTCAGGTAATTTGTCCGTCTTTCTCCCTGATCTACATTTTGAACTTTCATCAGTCATGCTGGAGATGGGGTCTTTAGTATGAAACATCAATGACTAACCACACATTCACACTTCAATTTTCCTTTAGGGCGAGAAGACAATGCAGCGCGAACTGCCCCTGTATTCAGTTGAATAACTGGAGAAGTCGGACCCTCTCCTTGACTCATCTGAATGAAATGGAAATTGAAAGCGTTAGAGGGGAGGATCATGAAATTGATATATTGAAGGTGATACTAAGAAGTGCAGCGAGGATTGAAAGGGTGACCATCACGTTCAAGACCAAGTCTAAACAGCACATTCGCCGCTTTTCCAGTAAAATCCAAAGCATCTTGAAGGCACATCCCTCCGTGAAGTGCGAATTGTATCGCTGTTCTGGTGAGCAGGTGTTGTCTGCATGACTAGCTTGCTCGTAGATGCATGTGACAAGGTATGGTATGCTTTTTATTCCAGCCTTGTTGAAATAAGAACTCATGCTTTATTAGCCACTATTCTGCCATTCCTTTATAGTTTGCTTTTATACATTGAAGTTAGGTATGGTATATATACTGGTTATTGTGGCAACATTTTGGATGGACTGGTGTTTATTTTCCTAGGTTTCTTAGTAACCGGCTGTTCCATCGCTTAGGCATGTAGTGATGTGGAGACGTTCTCTGAATGCTACGGTCATGTGCCCATTATGTTTGGCTAACTTAATGTGCTAATGAGGGACTAATAGGTGAGAGTAGATCAGTTATTTATGCTACACTACTGATTCTGCAGCCTGTACAAATGTGGTAGGAAGTCTGTCTACTGCTGCACTTGTCAATCAAAAATCAGGATAGGGGTATGGTATTGTGTACTTGGCTACTTACAAATGCATTTTAGTGGGTTTGTATGTTATCTCACAATTTCAATATAGTTTTCAATTATTTTGTTGAATTAGTACTTGTGCTACTTATAATTTTCTCAGCTCCTTTAAGGATCATTTTCAGTCCTTGGTCCTATGTCAGTTATGTGATGCCAAAAATGTGATATTTTTCGTAGACTATGTTTTTCACTGCGTACAGAATACTGCACTTTTCAAATATGCTACTAAACTTAGTGTTGGcactccctcacacacacacaacaccctcttgcttgcaggtggagaaagaagatgagaggaagaaggacTCAGGAAGAGCACACAAAGTGGAGCTGCTTAAGactctgagctgcagctgctctcctCTTTATAGACACAAGTTGTCAAGGTGAGCATTTACAAGGTAAGGCACTATAGTGTTATGCAGTCTCTACCACTACTAGCTACTGCTGCTACTACTAGTCACTACTGCTACCATGCTGCCAACTGCAGCTGCTACTATACACAATAGTGTTTGCCGCCCAACATTGAAGAGGCAGCCTTAACTGAGCAGGAGCAAAAGCACTTACCAGTGTAGAACCTAGACAAGCTAGAGTATGGGTAATTATCTAACAATTCTTCCTCGAATTGCACTGCTCTTGCTTGATCTCCTCAACTCCAATCTTGGTCCTCAATTCTATGAGTCGAATGCGCCCAAGTGGCTTGGTGAGGATGTCCCCGAGCTGTCGAGATGTCTCGACATACTCGAGCTTGATCTGTCCACTGTCGACGCAATCACGGATGAAGTGATACTTGGTgtcgatgtgcttgctccggtcGTGGTGGACGGGGTTCTTCGCTAAGGCGATGGCGGACTGATTATCCACCATCAGGACGGGTGCCCGagcttcttctccggtgagTTCTGCCAGTAGCCGCCCCAGTCAAACTCCCTGGcaacatgccgccgccgccgcaatgtACTCTGCCTCGCAAGTGCTCAGCGCGACGACCTTCGGTTTCATCGACTGCCAGGAGATCGGGCAcgctccaaggaagaagagcacaCCAGTCGTGCTTCTTCGTCCATCAACGTCGCCCGCCATGTCGCTGTCGCTGAACCCAATCAGCTCCAGCTCTCCTCTACTTCTCCTTGGGTAGACGAGCCCGTAGTCGCGCGTCCCTGCCACATAGCGGAGCAGATGCTTGACCGCGGTGAGGTGATCCTCCCGCAGCTCCGCCATGAATTGGCTCACGTACCCCACGGCGAACCCAATGTCCGGCCGCGTGTGCGTGAGGTAACGCAGCGCACCGACGATGCTCCGGTAGCTCGTGGCATCCACCAAGGGGGCAGTGCTGTCCTTTGACAGCTTCACCTTCTCCTCCATGGGCGTCTAGCACGCCCTGCACTCGCCCAATCCGCTCCGCTCCAGCAGCTTCCTCGCGTAGGCGCTCTGGCGGAGCGTGATGACATTCCCGGTCTGCTCCACCTCAATGCCAAGGTAGTAGGTGAGCAGACCGAGGTTTGACATGCGGAACATCgacttcatcttctccttgaaCGCGTTGATGTCCTGCTGCTCAGCTCCGGTGACGATGAGGTCGTCAACGTACACGCTGACGATCACCAGGCCTCCCTTCGACCGCCATGTATAGAGAGCGTGCTCGGTGGCGCACTTGGTGAAGCCGAGCGACGCGAGGCTGGCGTCGAGCTTGATGTTCCACGCGCGCGGTGCTTGACGCAGCCCGTACAGGGCCTTGCGCAGGTGGAGCACCCtgtgctcctcgccggcgatgACAAATCCCGGCAGCTGCTGCACGTACACCTCCTCGGCAAGCTCTCCGTTGAGGAATGCCGATTTCACGTCCAGGTGATGGACCTTCCAGCACCtcaccgccgccagcgccaaCAGCAAGCGCACGGACTCCATGTGCGCCACCGGCGCAAAGACTTCCTCGAAGTCGATGCCCTCGCGCTGCACGAATCCCTTGGCGACGAGCCGTGCCTTGTGCcgcaccacctcgccgcgctcgtTCCGCTTcaccttgaacacccacttgagcCCAATTGGCCGGCAACCGGCCGGCGGATCCACCAGCTCCCATGTGCggttctcctccaccgccgccatctcctccaGCATTGCCGCCCGCCAGCGTGCCTCCTGTTCTACTGCGGCGAAGTTTGGTGGCTCCTCTGCGCTGTCCAGAACTCCAGATGCAGCTCGAGGTCGTCCAGCACATGGGCCGCCTGCCCGGGCGGACTCCCCATGCCAACGATGTCATCCACCAGACGGAATCAGAGTGGCTCGCCGGAGTAATCGGCGTCGATGTTCGGGGAGGCGCTCGGCGGAGGCGTGACGAAGCGAATCGACGAAACGGTGCTCGTTGCGGCGGAGATCGGAGTCCCCTGCCCCGCTCTCGAGGGTGTCACctgcgcctcgct
This portion of the Panicum virgatum strain AP13 chromosome 2N, P.virgatum_v5, whole genome shotgun sequence genome encodes:
- the LOC120662814 gene encoding secreted RxLR effector protein 161-like, which produces MEEKVKLSKDSTAPLVDATSYRSIVGALRYLTHTRPDIGFAVGYVSQFMAELREDHLTAVKHLLRYVAGTRDYGLVYPRRSRGELELIGFSDSDMAGDVDGRRSTTGVLFFLGACPISWQSMKPKVVALSTCEAEYIAAAAACCQGV
- the LOC120662813 gene encoding WAG22 antigen-like, whose protein sequence is MAATPPRSAAVGYARAPARRAAGSRCRASSQRRRGSWPCASRGREGWPRRSLAGRLRCLRGRSARPRFPASELGGRARGGSRRCRACQDLGEVVVPGLLAQSSTLARKQALCQPRRRSAQGREEECAVGEVERGGPVAVGRREERRCAGGTGSSGGAACIGSCGGAAGTGSGGEASPRAGELRGGLHREEQRRAACTRSSGRAAGAGSAKHVHALHGRPGTSGCTARRRGRSVQRASRGAAAGEVDPHQGAAGGATRGEAGGVCVGCWRSSCLGP
- the LOC120658325 gene encoding uncharacterized protein LOC120658325 gives rise to the protein MPLHTCGTFSYFAVTLKPVEASVHALDQCSAKMARANQRSCARCHRDLPGCSCGGGGHARLRRSRDPAGGADRISSLHDDLLLQILNRLGCAAAAAARTSLLSRRWRGLWTRLPELVLRGVTLTPGSLHAALARLVAAFELEPRARPQLLDVRAPGYRRFSPAHIESLFDAAATLQPENLAVKFVGPVPGMVMMLPRLDGTRSITLDVQGVYLFTPQCGDMPDLESLSVRRFNTLLAGLLGGCSSLRSLSISDLHLDSITINLPLLEELVLSATVPLRRVVIMAPRLKKLAFEARAGVLDDFALNYMAPEVEDLSWQCSSRASHVHFGDIWSLMHMAVTMKTSEPQGQLQRSPPSNTLLLSISELQVEQGAAPSFDFEHYISSVSPIANISALELCITSRGHVCGPLVLHLLEVYTLIKRLKVDLCVSFRARRQCSANCPCIQLNNWRSRTLSLTHLNEMEIESVRGEDHEIDILKVILRSAARIERVTITFKTKSKQHIRRFSSKIQSILKAHPSVKCELYRCSGEQVLSA